The proteins below come from a single Papaver somniferum cultivar HN1 chromosome 11, ASM357369v1, whole genome shotgun sequence genomic window:
- the LOC113323596 gene encoding metal-independent phosphoserine phosphatase-like has product MAACVVSSNEQSAINAMVGMVADTEGPREVPHNVAEIVLVRHGETTWNNAGRIQGSLESELNEAGWKQADAIAARLGKELKPAAIYSSDLKRAKNTAEMISKAFHIPEVIEVPDLKERHVGSLQGYYWSEIQEKEPEAYLAFFSSEKDLEIPGGGESFNQLCERSVSALEEIASKHKGERVIVVTHGGVLRAIYMAVTGKPSAGKIMNASINVVHLTEKKWVFKTWSDVSHLNEVGFLQRGFNGDPFHL; this is encoded by the exons ATGGCAGCttgtgttgtttcttctaatgAACAGTCTGC AATCAACGCCATGGTTGGAATGGTAGCTGACACAGAGGGACCGAGAGAAGTTCCACATAATGTGGCTGAGATTGTATTAGTTCGACATGGGGAGACCACATGGAACAACGcaggaagaattcaaggaagCTTAGAATCTGAGCTTAATGAGGCTGGATGGAAGCAAGCCGATGCA ATCGCAGCTAGGTTAGGAAAAGAGTTGAAACCTGCGGCCATATACTCATCTGACCTCAAACGTGCTAAAAATACCGCAGAAATGATTTCCAAGGCATTCCATATCCCTGAG GTGATAGAAGTGCCAGACTTGAAGGAGAGACATGTAGGAAGCCTACAAGGTTACTACTGGAGTGAAATTCAAGAGAAAGAACCCGAGGCTTACCTTGCTTTCTTCTCTTCCGAGAAAGACCTTGAAATCCCT GGGGGAGGAGAGAGCTTTAATCAACTGTGCGAGAGGTCTGTTTCTGCTCTCGAAGAAATTGCATCCAAACACAAAG GTGAACGAGTTATCGTGGTGACACACGGTGGTGTTCTAAGAGCCATTTACATGGCGGTTACTGGTAAACCCAGTGCAGGAAAAATAATGAACGCATCGATAAATGTAGTCCATCTCACTGAGAAGAAATGGGTATTCAAGACATGGAGTGATGTTAGTCACCTCAATGAAGTTGGATTTCTCCAACGCGGATTCAACGGGGACCCTTTCCATCTCTAA